The Polyangium aurulentum genomic interval AACGCGGACTCGGGATTTCCCGCCCAGCCGACGCCGAGCTTGTCGATCTCGTCGAGCAAGACGACCGGGTTCTTCACCTTCGCCTTCTTCAGCGCGTGGATGATCCGGCCCGGCAAGGCCGCCACGTAGGTGCGCCGGTGACCGCGGATCTCGGCCTCGTCGCGCACGCCGCCGAGCGCGATGCGCACGAACGGCCGGCCCGTCGCGTCCGCGATCGATTGCCCGATCGACGTCTTGCCCACGCCGGGCGGGCCCGCGAGGCAGAGGATGCTGCCGCGCGCGTCGCCCTTCAGCTTGAGCACGGCCATGTGCTCGAGGATGCGGCGCTTGACGTCGGCGAGGCCGTAATGGTCCTCGTCGAGCTTCTTGCCCACCGCGTCGATGTCGTCCTTCGCGTCGGTGCGCGTGTTCCAGGGCAGCTCCGCGATCCAGTCGAGATAGCTCCGGATCACGTTGTATTCGGCCTGCTGCGGCGACAGGGCCTCGAGGCGCCTCAGCTCGCGCTCGGCCACGGCCCGCACCTCCTCGGGCAGGTCCGCCTTCTCGAGCTTCTCGCGCAGTTTGTCGGGGTCGCCCTCGCCGCCGCGCTCGTCGCCGAGCTCTTTCTTGATTGCCTTGAGCTGCTCGCGCAGGATCGCCTCGCGCTGCTCCTTGCCGATCTCGCGGCGCACGTCCTGCTCGATCTTGCGCTTCACCTCGGAGAGAGCCTTCTGCTCCACCACGAAGCCGGCCACCACGCGCAGCCGCTCGACCACGTCGGCCGCGTCGAGGACGCGCATCTCCTTTTCGCTGGGCAGGCCGAGGACGGCCGCCACGCGGTCGGCGAACAGGCCCGGATCCTCGCCGGCATCGACGCCGCCGAGGTTGTTCTCCGCGCCCCGCGCCAGCTCTTTCACCTGATCGAGCAGCGCCCGGGCGAACAGGCGCGCCTCTTCCGTCTCATTGCCGATCTCCTCGGCCACCTCGCCCTCGGCGAGCCAGAACGGGTCGCGGCGAACGATCGAGCCGAGGCGCAAGCGGCCGACGCCCTCGATGACGAGCCGATAATCACCGCTCGGCATGCGCGCGGTATCGACGACGCGGGCGAACGTGCCCACGCGGTGAAGGTCCTGTTCGGCCGGCTCGGCCACATTGCGGTCCTTTTGCGTGAGGACCCCGATCACGTCGCCCTTCGCCAGGGTGCGGACGAGCGCGACAGAACGCTCGCGACCGATGGGGAGCGCGATCACTGCGCCGGGGAAGAGAACCCCGTTGCGCAGCGGCAACACGGGAAATGGAGAGTTGGGCACGCGGGCCCCGTCGCGCAGCGTCGTCATGCGAATACTCCTTCGAGATTCTTCGAGGAAAGGTCCGCGCCCGGGAGCGGCCGACCCTGTCGGCCCGTCACCCGAGGCATGAACGAACAATAAATTCGTTCACGGGTTCGTCAACGGGGGGTCTTGACGTTAGGTCATCCGGCGTGCGCCCGGGCGCCAGTTTCCCTTGCGCCGGATGCCACCCGGGCGGACTGGAGTGCTACCAGCCAGTTCCCCGTGTGAAATCAAGCGGTTCTGTGACCGGCCTGCTCGGGTATAATCAAAAATTCCGGCGCGCATCCGGGGCAGCGCTGGCGCGCTTCAGCCCCGGGCGGCGCGCACACAGGGCGAGGATACCCGATGAGCGAGCGACCGGAGATTACCGTCAACACTGTAGAGTTCTCGTGGGACCACGAGAACAGCCTGATGCTCGTGTGGGGGCAGCCCGTGGTCACCATGTGGATCGAGTCCACGATGGCCGGGCTCATGGCCGGGCTGCAGAAGATGGTCGGTACCGAGAGATTCGTCCTGGCCGCCGAGCAGGCGGGCCGAGACAGCATCGAGGGCGAATGGGAGCACGTCGTCCTGACCCAGCCGTCGGTCGAGCAGGGGCTCGTGTACATCGGCAAGTGCGCGAGCACGGTCGGGCTCGGCGAATGGCAGCTTCTATCGCTCGACCGCGAAAAGAAGGAGGCCCGCTTTCGGGTAAAAAGTAGCTGGGAAGGCATCTACCAGAAGGCGCTCGGGGTCTCTTGGGGGAGCAGCACCCTCGCGGGCAGGTTCGCTGGGTATTGCACGAAGATCTTCGGCACCTATTGCCGCGCGGAGCAGACCTCGTTCATGGCGCGCGGCGACGTGCACGACGAGTTCGTGGTGCGGGCGTCCGCGCGCACGCTCGAGGACGAGCTCGACGAGCTGCTCGGCACCGAGAATGCCACGCGTGTCGATCTCGCCGCGGCCCTCGAGCGGCTGCGCGGCGAGGTCGAGGAGCGCAAGCGGGTCGAGGCGGAGCTGCGGGCCAAGCTCGACGTCATCCGGCGACAGGAGGAGGCGATCCGGGCCATGTCGACGCCCATCCTGCAAATCTGGGAGGGCGTGTTGACCATGCCGGTCATAGGTCTCGTGGACAGCACGCGCGCGGGGCAGATGATGGAGGCATTGCTCGAGGAGATCACGCGGACGCAGGCGCGCTTCACGATCCTCGATCTGACCGGGGTCGACATGATCGACACGGGCGCAGCCGGCCATTTGCTGAAGGTCGTCCAGGCTGCGCGGCTGCTCGGCACGCGCTGCCTCGTCTCGGGGATCTCGCCCGCAATGGCGGGAACCGTCGTGAACCTCGAGCTCGACCTCGGCGAGCTCGAGACCTTCGCGACCCTGGAGGCCGCGCTGCGTCATGCAATCAGAGAAGATCACGCCGAGAGCGCGGAGATGAAGAAAGCTCGACGCTAGAGCAGCAACCCGTTTGCGGCGGTGCGAGATCGCGAAGCGAGCTCGCCTCGGGGGGGTGAATCGGCCGGGCTTCGCCTGGCCGAGAGGGGGACGCGAGGCGTCCCCCTCGGGACAATCGAGCGGTTGCAAACCGATTGATATTCTAGCGGCGGGGCCCGAGCGGCGATCGCCTGACCACGCCATTCAGCACGAGTGCGTGCACCTCGCCGTGGAGGCGCTGCACCTCGGCGCGCTCGCTCATGAAGATCCACGGCGGCGCGAAGGTCGCATAGACGCGCAAGAGGGCGCGCGCGGTCGTCTCGGGGTCGCCCACCTCGAGCTCGCCGGCCTCGGTGCCCTCGCGCAGGAGGGCGGCCACGAGGGCGTGCTCGTCCTCGCGAAAGCGCTCGGCCGCGCTCTTGACCGCGGCGCTCGAGCAATGGAAGAGGTCGCACGCGTGCGCGCCGCCGTCGG includes:
- the lon gene encoding endopeptidase La produces the protein MTTLRDGARVPNSPFPVLPLRNGVLFPGAVIALPIGRERSVALVRTLAKGDVIGVLTQKDRNVAEPAEQDLHRVGTFARVVDTARMPSGDYRLVIEGVGRLRLGSIVRRDPFWLAEGEVAEEIGNETEEARLFARALLDQVKELARGAENNLGGVDAGEDPGLFADRVAAVLGLPSEKEMRVLDAADVVERLRVVAGFVVEQKALSEVKRKIEQDVRREIGKEQREAILREQLKAIKKELGDERGGEGDPDKLREKLEKADLPEEVRAVAERELRRLEALSPQQAEYNVIRSYLDWIAELPWNTRTDAKDDIDAVGKKLDEDHYGLADVKRRILEHMAVLKLKGDARGSILCLAGPPGVGKTSIGQSIADATGRPFVRIALGGVRDEAEIRGHRRTYVAALPGRIIHALKKAKVKNPVVLLDEIDKLGVGWAGNPESALLEVLDPEQNKTFQDHYMELPFDLSEVLFICTANDLGNLSAPLRDRLEIIEVQGYTPDEKAHIARQHLIPKQLGLHAIPEGTLTITDEALRSIVRDYTREAGVRQLEREIKKLCRALSLEVARAKDEKPVLRVDESDLGKYLGKVRFFAEVAERTAAPGVATGMAWTPVGGDILFIETSRMPGRGRVEITGQLGDVMKESAKAALSYVKSHAEELGVDVTRLEEEDLHIHVPAGAVPKDGPSAGVTMFTALTSLLSGRKVRSDTAMTGECTLRGRVLPVGGIKSKVMAAHRAGIARVILPQKNQRDLDEIPEEVRNAVEFFFADDMSQVIAAALEDKAQPDELTVPLDREADTTTGEMSAVH
- a CDS encoding STAS domain-containing protein; this encodes MSERPEITVNTVEFSWDHENSLMLVWGQPVVTMWIESTMAGLMAGLQKMVGTERFVLAAEQAGRDSIEGEWEHVVLTQPSVEQGLVYIGKCASTVGLGEWQLLSLDREKKEARFRVKSSWEGIYQKALGVSWGSSTLAGRFAGYCTKIFGTYCRAEQTSFMARGDVHDEFVVRASARTLEDELDELLGTENATRVDLAAALERLRGEVEERKRVEAELRAKLDVIRRQEEAIRAMSTPILQIWEGVLTMPVIGLVDSTRAGQMMEALLEEITRTQARFTILDLTGVDMIDTGAAGHLLKVVQAARLLGTRCLVSGISPAMAGTVVNLELDLGELETFATLEAALRHAIREDHAESAEMKKARR
- a CDS encoding TetR/AcrR family transcriptional regulator, coding for MTDAARRDQILQAADRLLRHYGPQKTTVADVAREAGIGVGSVYLEFSSKEAIVEELSRSRYRTVLDAMRSAATAPGKPYRERLTGALDARLAAYFAQADGGAHACDLFHCSSAAVKSAAERFREDEHALVAALLREGTEAGELEVGDPETTARALLRVYATFAPPWIFMSERAEVQRLHGEVHALVLNGVVRRSPLGPRR